The Mauremys reevesii isolate NIE-2019 linkage group 1, ASM1616193v1, whole genome shotgun sequence genome has a segment encoding these proteins:
- the NTS gene encoding neurotensin/neuromedin N — protein sequence MARMRIQLVCMILLAFTSWSLCSDSEEEMKALEADLLTNMYTSKLNRVKLPYWKMTLLNVCSLINNINNQAEETAESEEDDLLPRGQFPAALDGSSLEAMLTIYQLQKVCHSRAFQHWEILQQDVFNQEDSNQDIMKRKTPYILKRQLHVNKARRPYILKRSSYY from the exons ATGGCAAGAATGAGAATTCAACTGGTGTGCATGATCCTGCTGGCTTTCACCTCCTGGAGTCTGTGCTCAG ATtcagaagaggaaatgaaagcgTTAGAAGCAGATTTATTGACCAATATGTATACATCAAAG cttaacagagtgaaactTCCTTACTGGAAGATGACCCTGCTCAATGTGTGCAGTCTTATAAACAACATAAACAACCAAGCAGAGGAAACAGCAGAGTCTGAGGAAGATGACCTCCTTCCGAGAGGACAGTTTCCTGCTGCTCTAGATGGCTCCAGCTTGGAAGCGATGCTGACAATATACCAGCTCCAAAAAGTCTGCCACAGCAGAGCCTTTCAGCACTGGGAG ATACTTCAGCAGGATGTTTTCAATCAAGAGGATTCAAATCAAGATATAATGAAGAGAAAAACTCCTTATATCCTGAAACGGCAACTACATGTTAACAAAGCCAGAAGACCGTACATACTCAAGAGAAGTTCATACTACTGA